From the genome of Pelosinus fermentans DSM 17108:
CACCAGTAATGAAATTAGTAGAAGTCATTAACGGTTTGGCAACGAGTGAAGAAACTTTTGCTTCCGTAAAAGCTCTTGCAGAACAATTAGGCAAAACACCAGTAAAAGTTGCAGATTTCCCCGGCTTTATCGGCAACCGCGTTATGATTCCAATGATCAACGAAGCAGTATTCACTTTGATGGAGGGAGTAGCCAGCGCAGAAGATATTGATAATGTAGCAAAATTAGGTTTTAATCACCCAATGGGACCGTTGGCGCTGTCTGATTTAATTGGTAATGATACTGTGCTGTATATCATGGAAGTACTGCATGAAGGCTATGGTGATCCTAAATATCGTCCATGCCCGTTATTAAAGAAAATGGTACAGGCAGGTTACCTGGGACGTAAATCTGGTAAAGGCTTCTATGACTATACGTTAAAATAACATACATGATTAAGTAGAAACTTTGTTTCAAATAGCTTGGTTATGTGAAGAAGAGGGCAGGCTTATGCTAATGGATCGTAGATTGGCATAAGCCTTAGTCCTTGTTTTAAATACTAGGATTTATTAAAAATAGGAGAGTGCTAATTATGAGTCAGTATACCAATCTTTTATTTGAAGTTAAAGACAGCATTGGGATGATTACGTTACATAGACCGAAAGCATTGAATGCCCTTAATACAGAATTATTACAAGAACTAAGTAACCTATTGGATCGTATAAAAGAAGATACATCAATTGGAATTGTGATTCTTACAGGCAGTGGGGAAAAGGCCTTTGTGGCAGGAGCCGATATTGCTGAAATGCAAACATTAACTGCTATTGAAGGTCGTAATTTTGGCAAGATTGGTCAAGATGTATTTAATAAACTGGAAAGTCTGCCTCAGCCAGTAATTGCTGCCATTAACGGTTTTGCCTTAGGCGGTGGATGTGAACTGGCAATGGCATGTGATATTCGTATCGCTTCTGAAAAGGCGAAGTTTGGACAGCCAGAAGTTTCTTTAGGGATTACCCCTGGTTTCGGAGGTACGCAACGTCTGCCGCGGCTGGTAGGCAAGGGACGCGGGAAAGAATTAATT
Proteins encoded in this window:
- a CDS encoding short-chain-enoyl-CoA hydratase, whose amino-acid sequence is MSQYTNLLFEVKDSIGMITLHRPKALNALNTELLQELSNLLDRIKEDTSIGIVILTGSGEKAFVAGADIAEMQTLTAIEGRNFGKIGQDVFNKLESLPQPVIAAINGFALGGGCELAMACDIRIASEKAKFGQPEVSLGITPGFGGTQRLPRLVGKGRGKELIYTGDIIDAGEAYRIGLVNKVAAPDELMNAAKAMAEKILSRASVAVQLSKAAVNEGLNMDLASGIAYEAEVFGLCFATEDQKEGMTAFVEKRKANFSGK